The sequence GGGTGCCGTTCGGCACGACCATACCGCACCGGCCCCCCGGCTGGTCGCCACGCTTCCGCCGGAGTTTGCGCATGATCAGCTGCAGGAAGAGAAGTGTTGTCTCTGAGGTCTGCCGGTCTTCCGGGAAGTTGCTCAGAATCCCCTGTTCCTCTTCGCCGCCGAATGGAGGATTGGTCAGGATCACGTCCACCCGGTCGGCATCACCGATCTCACGGAGCGGGAACCGAAGCGAGTTGTCGGGGTCGATCCTTGGGTATTCGAGGCCGTGCAGGAGCAGGTTCATCTGGCACAGAAGATACGGCAGCGATTTCGGTTCCCCGCCGGAGAGCGACCGGCGCTGGATCGTCTCGTAATCGTCGGTCGTCTTCTCCTGCTGCCTGAGATGCTTAAACGCCTCCACCAAGAAACCGCCCGTCCCGCAGGCAGGGTCGAGCACCACCTCGCCGATTCGCGGATCGCAGACCGTGACGAGGAACTTCACCACCGGCCGGGGCGTATAGAACTCACCCGAATCTCCGGCGGCGTCCCGCATCTCCTTCAGCATCGACTCATAGAGGTGGGAGAGCGTGTGTATCTCCTCTGAAGAGGTGAAGTGGATACCGTTCACCTTGTTGATCACGTCCCGGAGGAGGTAGCCGTTCACCATCCGGTTGAGCGTACCTCGGAAGACCGTCGCAATAACATCCCGGCGGTCGCCGCCGTTCTCCCCTGAGAGTGACCGCAGGTAAGCAAACAACCCGGCTCCCCTGGTACCGTCCGGCCTGACAGTCTCGTCCAGGTTGATGAACGCGATCAGGTCGTCGCCCGTGATCCCGGCCGGGTCCTCGGCCCAGTCCCGCCACCGGTAGGGCGATTCAATCGCCGGTACAAACCGGGTGTCGGCAAGTTCCGCCTCTGCCTCCCGGATCTTCTCGGTATCATCCAGGAATTTGAGGAACATAATCCAGGTCAGCATCGGAAGCCGGTCGAGGTCGCCGTTTAGCCCCTTGTCTTTCCGCATAATGTCCCGGCAGGACTTGGTGATGCTGGCCAGTTGCTGTGCTGTTGTTGCTCTCTTCTGTTGCGCCGCTCTCTTCCGTGCCATAATATGTCATCCGTCAGGCGTAGACTAAATTCTGCAGTTCGGTCACTGCCTGCTTTAATTTCTGAAGGCCGCCGAAGACCGTGGCGATCTCCACCACATTGCCGTGCTCGTTGATCGGCGGCACCTTGAGCACCTGCATGTCTCCGAGATGCTCAAACCCGTATTCGATATATTTGTCGAGGATTTCATGTAATATCTCCTGTGCGATGGGACTATATTGCGCAAAAAAGTCCGGCCGCTTCCGCTTCACCTGCTCGGCGCGCTGTCTGCGGGTGAGGATCGGGGTGTTGAATGCCACATGGCAGAGGAGGTCGAAGGGGTCGGCCTCTGCCTGCCCTGTCACCTTAGCGAGGTGGGCAAACGAAATGCCCCGCTCCTCCAGGCAGTCGAGGATCGCTTTCCGTTCTTCAGCAGAACTCCACTGTGATCGCAGGTCGTCGAAAGAGGCATACATGCCCTGTACCTGCTCGCGGGTGTAGTCGGTATACTCGATCGTCCTGAGACGGTTTCCACTGCTATCGAGTTCATAGACCAGTTCAGTGCTGATCTCCACCTCCCCGCCATCCACGTAGTACTTCCGGGTCCGCTCCTCGCGATCATCGGCAAGCACTGATCTCTGGGGAGGTGTGGGGACATCCGGCCTCTCATTATCAGGTATTGCAGGCTCCGCCCCGTCGATCTCTTCATCAGTTATCTCAATGGGCTCCCCATCAAACTCCGGATCGGCGAAGAGCCGGGTTGCACTGCCTGTGTAATCAAGGATCGTAAAGAAGAGTTTACCATAATCCTCGCGGATACGGGTTCCCCGCCCGATCACCTGCTTGAACTCCGTCATCGACCGGATCACCCGGAAGATCGCGACATTCTTGCAGGTCGGCACATTCACACCGGTTGTCAGGAGTTTTGAGGTGGTGACGATCACCGGCGTCTCCTCCTCGATGTCCATAAATTTTTCAAGGAACCCTCTGCCGATATCCCCCTCATCAGAGACGACCCGGGCGACGTAATCTGGATAATCTTTCACGAGATCGCGATTCAGGTTATTCAGTGCCCGTCGCATCTCGTCGGCATGCTCCTGATCCACACAGAAGACGATCGTCTTATCGAATCGGTTAGTCTTGCGCAGGTGCTCGGTCAGGTGCCGGGCGACCGCCCAGGTGCGAGCCCGAAGTGCGACAACCCGCTCAAAGTCGGGCGTCTCATAAATGCCGTCCGGGATCGGGTTGCCACGCCGATCACGCTCTCCCCGCTCCGGCCGCCAGCCGGTGGCATCGACTGAGGTGACCACCCGGTGAACCTTGTAGGGAGCAAGGAAGCCATCTTGAATACCCTGCCGGAGGCTGTAGGTGTATACCGGGTTGCCGAAATAGGCGTAGGTGTCGCGGTTATCGTCGCGGAGCGGGGTCGCTGTCATCCCGAGCTGTACCGCCGGTGCGAAGTAGTTGAGTATCTCCCGCCAGTTAGAGTCGTCTCGGGCACTACCCCGGTGACACTCATCCACGACGATAAAGTCGAAGAAGTCCCGTGCGTAACTGCGGTACAGGCCGGTTCGCCTCTCGTCAGAGGCGATTGCCTGGTAGGTCGCAAAGTAGAGGTCTCTGCTCTTGACCGCCCGGCGTTCAATCTTCCAGCGGGCATCACCGAAGACGGCAAAGAGATTGTCTTTTGGATCGTCGATCAAAATGTTCCGGTCGGCGAGGTAGAGGATCTTCGGGCGCCGATACCCACCATCCCGGTTCCAGCGCTGATTCCAGAGTTTCCAGATGATCTGGAATGCGATGTACGTCTTACCGGTACCAGTAGCGAGCGTGAGCAGTATCCGCCTCCCGCCCCGGTATATCTCCTTGATTGTGCGGTTGATCGCTATCTCCTGATAGTAACGGGGCATCTTATTCGGGAGGTTGAAGAACGGTTCGAGGAGTTTCTCTTCGACCTCACTGGGAATCTGCTCATTCTCTTTGAGGCGGCTCCAGAGTTCGGTCGGTGAAGGAAATGTCTCAACCTGTTGTTCTAGATGTGTGGTATCATCATATTCTATGATCTCATGGCCGTTCGTTGCATACGCAAACCGCAGCCCCAACATCCGGGCATATTCCTTAGCCTGCTGCATGCCATCTCCAGCAGATTTGTACGCGGCCTTTGCCTCCACAACAGCAATTGGATAGTTCTTCCCTATCCGTAGAAGGTAGTCAGCCCGTTTCGGCTTGCCCCGTCGAACTCGATCTCCGGAGACCAGAATCTGACCATCAGTGAACGTCTTCTGCTCGCTGATCTGGTCATCTGTCCAGCCAGCACCGTAGAGTTTTGGTAAGACGTATTTGCGGCAGGTATCGGCCTCGGTGATCATTAAATGTTGATTTGGTTGCAGGCATATAAATGGCGCGATCCTTTTTTCGATTTTTCACTGCCCGAAAAGAGAATTCAGGATCTGATTTCTGCTAAATAGTAAAAAATGAGCGAGTAGTTTTCAGTCCCTAGGGTAACCATAAGAAGCTCATCCCAATACTCTCCCGATCATGACAACTCATGCCACGTGAATCAGTCCCAGGAATGAATGCTCATATCGCTCCTATCGTGGAACAATCTTCTTAAACGCCTCAATCCAACTGAAGAACCGCTCTACTGCACTGCGCTTCTTGTAGAGTTCCAGATTGAACCGGATTGGTCTTCCCCGCTTTGGCTGTTTCCGGGATCTCTTGTTGACCGGGATATTGGTCTTGATCCCTCGTTTCCGGTTGTATTGACGAATCTCCCGGGCATCGTAGGCTGCATCTGCGGAGATGATCGCAGGACGATCCTGAACGCCGGGAATCATGGACATTTGCCGGTGCAACCGTGCAGGCAAGGGGGAGACCGTTCCGATCGACCAGAGCACTCAACTTGTTCCCGTTCACCTTGTTATAGCCGTCATAGCCGATCGATCCCTGCATTTTGCCGGGATGTCCTTCGTATCCGTCGCACCGTGCGAGAGATCAATCTTTCGGATCTCGTAGCCGGATCGGGAGCAGGTCGAGGAAGATCGCCTGGTACACTCCCTTCTCGCAGAGTTCAAGGTGGTACCGGTGTACCGTTGATTTGGTGCCGTAGTTCGCCGGAACATCGTGTCAGGTACAGCCGTGGCCAGGGCGTACGGGATACCGCTGAACAAGCCGCGGGGGTCACACCGGGGTCGGCCGATGTGCGGCTTCGTTGGAGGAAGATAGTTCCGGACAATCTCCCAGAGACCATCGTCGATTTCCCGGAAAACCATGATCCTGAGTTTTATCTGAAAGATCCTATAATTTTAGGACCACCTCCTATTCTACACTCCTAGATTATGTAGATTGGTACTTCAGGTTGTATGACGATTTAATCAAAACCGACTTTTGGGCCAATTCTAAACGGTAACCCTGCCAATACTATTTGTCCTCTATTCGCAATTTATTAAGCAGCTCTTGGACCAGTTTATTATTCTCATCGATCTTTTTTTGAGTCCCTTCAGACGTTATCATGGTTGCCTTAATTGCATTCATTGAGATTATATCGGTATCTTCTGCAATGTCAAAACTAATCCATGTTAAGAAATATGATGTCCCAATGGCAAAGTAGGCAATTCCGATGGACACGAAACTAATAAATGTCGAAGGTGAATTCACATCGTTCTTGAAAAACCCAATTACCATTAAGACAACTCCAAGCGTACAAAACGCTAATGCTAGAAAATAAACTATGCGGCGAATTCGTTTTCTTTTTCTCTCAGACCGGATGATATACATCATAAAGAGTTCTAGGTTCATTTTCTCCTCCTGGCGCTTACGCATCTTTCCTGACAAATTTCACCAGCACCCACACCTGCATCACAAGCGCCCCGCAAACACCTACTGTCAGCGCGTAGAAGACAGTTGCGATAGCCCGTAACCAGCCCCAGGTCGGCCCGGGCGAGCCGGCCTACTACGCGGCCTTCTCCCACGAGTTGACCCACTGGACCGGGCACGCCTCCCGGCTGAACCGGCCGGGGATCACCGAGCCGATCCGGTTCGGGAGTGAGCGGTACAGCCGGGAGGAGTTGACCGCCGAGATGGGCGCGGTGTTCCTCTGTGCCATGACCGGCATAGATGTGCCGGACACCGAGAACCAGGCAGCCTACCAACGTGCGGGTGGCTCAGGCATATCTGGAACGGATCGGCGGCCGACGTGTTCCTGGCGGCTGCGGATGCGCAAAAGGCCGCGGACTTCCTCACCGGGGGTGGTGGGGAGGCGTCTTCTTTTTCCGGCGGCGTGGTTGGGGGAGAGTCTTTGCTCCCGGTGGTCCAGTAGAACGTCGTCCGGGTTTTTTTCGGTGTCAGGGATCCTGGATGCCCTCACTCGCTCGCTTCGTGACGGCTGCTCCCTGCCAGCCGCTCGCATCGCCAGATCCACCGGGCATGCTCGCGGCTGATAGTATGGTATGCAGGATGCCGATACTGCTTCATAACTTTTCTACACTCCATGACGCAATCGAATCGATCCGATCGCTTCACGGGCATATCTCCGATTGTCTATATCCTGATGATTGGTTAAGGATGACAACAGTTCGAGTGCGCTTGGGTCCCCCCACCTTCCTAGGACCCGGATAGCAGCGAGCCGTGCCGCCCTTCTTGTAACCGGAGAAGAGATGATATCAGCCAGTTCCGTGACATCTTTCTGTGTGAAGTGATGGGCGACGAGGTCTTCCCCTTCCGCATGAAGGTCAGGCCGATCGCGACCTTCCTCGAACCCCTTGAGTTCAAGCCGCTGATCCCCGATCTCAAATTCATCACGAACAAGACGATGTGGAGCGGCCACCTCCGCATAGCTATGCGCGAGATCCCGGAGGAGGACTACCGGCTCATCCTCAAGCGGGCCGGAGAATCGTTGCCTCAACTACCTTCCTCGACGCTTTCCGCACAGATCTAACCGGCCTTGCAATCTCGCGCAGTGTATCCAAATGTTTGGAGTTCCCCGGCAAATGCTCGAAGTCGAGCTCCGAACATCCACTCTCCATCGGAT is a genomic window of Methanoculleus bourgensis MS2 containing:
- a CDS encoding class I SAM-dependent DNA methyltransferase, whose amino-acid sequence is MARKRAAQQKRATTAQQLASITKSCRDIMRKDKGLNGDLDRLPMLTWIMFLKFLDDTEKIREAEAELADTRFVPAIESPYRWRDWAEDPAGITGDDLIAFINLDETVRPDGTRGAGLFAYLRSLSGENGGDRRDVIATVFRGTLNRMVNGYLLRDVINKVNGIHFTSSEEIHTLSHLYESMLKEMRDAAGDSGEFYTPRPVVKFLVTVCDPRIGEVVLDPACGTGGFLVEAFKHLRQQEKTTDDYETIQRRSLSGGEPKSLPYLLCQMNLLLHGLEYPRIDPDNSLRFPLREIGDADRVDVILTNPPFGGEEEQGILSNFPEDRQTSETTLLFLQLIMRKLRRKRGDQPGGRCGMVVPNGTLFGAGVAARIKEDLLREFNLHTIVRLPKGVFAPYTDIETNLLFFDHGGPTEEIWYYALPLPEGRKQYTKTKPLRFTEFRPVLAWWNNREENEHAWRVSVADIAANDYNLDVKNPNEGVVEDLREPGEIVASILGKEQRIVELMREIQAEIGKEWEVVR
- the hsdR gene encoding EcoAI/FtnUII family type I restriction enzme subunit R; the protein is MITEADTCRKYVLPKLYGAGWTDDQISEQKTFTDGQILVSGDRVRRGKPKRADYLLRIGKNYPIAVVEAKAAYKSAGDGMQQAKEYARMLGLRFAYATNGHEIIEYDDTTHLEQQVETFPSPTELWSRLKENEQIPSEVEEKLLEPFFNLPNKMPRYYQEIAINRTIKEIYRGGRRILLTLATGTGKTYIAFQIIWKLWNQRWNRDGGYRRPKILYLADRNILIDDPKDNLFAVFGDARWKIERRAVKSRDLYFATYQAIASDERRTGLYRSYARDFFDFIVVDECHRGSARDDSNWREILNYFAPAVQLGMTATPLRDDNRDTYAYFGNPVYTYSLRQGIQDGFLAPYKVHRVVTSVDATGWRPERGERDRRGNPIPDGIYETPDFERVVALRARTWAVARHLTEHLRKTNRFDKTIVFCVDQEHADEMRRALNNLNRDLVKDYPDYVARVVSDEGDIGRGFLEKFMDIEEETPVIVTTSKLLTTGVNVPTCKNVAIFRVIRSMTEFKQVIGRGTRIREDYGKLFFTILDYTGSATRLFADPEFDGEPIEITDEEIDGAEPAIPDNERPDVPTPPQRSVLADDREERTRKYYVDGGEVEISTELVYELDSSGNRLRTIEYTDYTREQVQGMYASFDDLRSQWSSAEERKAILDCLEERGISFAHLAKVTGQAEADPFDLLCHVAFNTPILTRRQRAEQVKRKRPDFFAQYSPIAQEILHEILDKYIEYGFEHLGDMQVLKVPPINEHGNVVEIATVFGGLQKLKQAVTELQNLVYA
- a CDS encoding transposase, translated to MSMIPGVQDRPAIISADAAYDAREIRQYNRKRGIKTNIPVNKRSRKQPKRGRPIRFNLELYKKRSAVERFFSWIEAFKKIVPR
- a CDS encoding zincin-like metallopeptidase domain-containing protein; the protein is MTHWTGHASRLNRPGITEPIRFGSERYSREELTAEMGAVFLCAMTGIDVPDTENQAAYQRAGGSGISGTDRRPTCSWRLRMRKRPRTSSPGVVGRRLLFPAAWLGESLCSRWSSRTSSGFFSVSGILDALTRSLRDGCSLPAARIARSTGHARG
- a CDS encoding EVE domain-containing protein, whose translation is MGDEVFPFRMKVRPIATFLEPLEFKPLIPDLKFITNKTMWSGHLRIAMREIPEEDYRLILKRAGESLPQLPSSTLSAQI